A window of the Pseudomonas gozinkensis genome harbors these coding sequences:
- the dinB gene encoding DNA polymerase IV, which produces MTQRKIIHVDCDCFYAAIEMRDDPSLAGKPLAVGGSADRRGVIATCNYEARAYGVRSAMSSGHALKLCPDLTIVKPRMDAYREASKEIHTIFRDYTDLIEPLSLDEAYLDVSDSAHFGGSATRIAQDIRRRVSNQLHITVSAGVAPNKFLAKIASDWKKPNGLFVITPDQVEEFVSGLPVSKLHGVGKVTADKLSKLGINDCLQLREWDKLALVREFGSFGERLWSLARGIDERLVHNDSRRQSISVENTYDVDLPDLRSCLDKLPELLETLKTRMARIDSSYRPGKPFVKVKFHDFTQTTLEQAGAGRDLGSYQLMLTQAFNRGGKPVRLLGVGVRLEDLRGGFEQMELFER; this is translated from the coding sequence ATGACTCAGCGAAAAATCATCCACGTCGACTGTGACTGTTTCTACGCCGCCATCGAGATGCGGGATGACCCGAGCCTCGCCGGCAAGCCGTTGGCGGTGGGTGGCTCGGCGGACAGGCGCGGGGTGATCGCCACCTGCAACTATGAGGCGCGGGCATACGGGGTTCGCTCGGCGATGTCGTCCGGACATGCCTTGAAGCTGTGCCCGGACCTGACCATCGTCAAGCCGCGAATGGACGCCTATCGCGAGGCGTCGAAGGAAATTCACACGATCTTTCGCGATTACACCGACCTGATCGAGCCGCTTTCCCTGGATGAGGCCTACCTCGACGTCTCGGACAGCGCGCATTTCGGCGGTAGCGCCACGCGGATCGCCCAGGATATTCGTCGTCGGGTTTCCAATCAGTTGCACATCACCGTCTCCGCCGGCGTGGCGCCGAACAAGTTTCTGGCCAAGATCGCCAGCGACTGGAAAAAGCCCAACGGCTTGTTTGTGATCACCCCGGATCAGGTCGAAGAGTTCGTCAGTGGCCTGCCGGTGAGCAAGTTGCACGGGGTGGGCAAGGTCACGGCCGACAAGTTGAGTAAGCTCGGTATCAATGACTGTCTGCAATTGCGCGAGTGGGACAAGCTGGCGCTGGTGCGGGAGTTCGGCAGTTTCGGCGAGCGCTTGTGGAGTCTGGCACGTGGGATCGATGAGCGGTTGGTGCACAACGACAGTCGCCGTCAGTCGATCAGCGTCGAAAACACCTACGACGTCGATCTGCCGGATCTGCGCAGTTGCCTCGACAAGCTTCCGGAGCTGCTGGAAACCCTGAAAACCCGCATGGCGCGGATCGACAGCAGCTACCGGCCGGGCAAGCCGTTCGTCAAAGTGAAGTTTCACGATTTCACCCAGACCACGCTGGAGCAGGCCGGGGCAGGGCGGGATCTGGGCAGTTACCAGTTGATGCTGACGCAGGCGTTCAACCGCGGTGGCAAACCGGTGCGGCTATTGGGAGTGGGCGTGCGGCTGGAGGATTTACGCGGTGGGTTCGAACAAATGGAGCTGTTCGAGCGATAG